One Watersipora subatra chromosome 4, tzWatSuba1.1, whole genome shotgun sequence genomic window carries:
- the LOC137394090 gene encoding uncharacterized protein, producing the protein MVEHKESAQWVPGWLRVACSYVKRLTNDIDWFEIVPSSVKSLLDEIFQKVQEQDPVRGKWDVKKTSQCTVWCDGSNLALGVSLEVDGYTVDDAAWLHKEDDGAHINVAELEAALKGINLALKWKMTNVQVIIDSATVYGWINSVIEDTKRPKVTGLSENKSDVLTRVPNKWLQVVACSGVVLSNTNEIDVKKVHQDHHFGVSKTLYLAQKKLGQTIKKDIVEQVAKTCLMCNSVDPHPIKWDHCQLNIANVWKRLASDITHVNGRPYLTIIDCGPSRFSLWFKLVNETSDVVIKQLDNVFRERGPPKEFLSDNGLCFTSARMKEFLQKWSVEQILSCAYKPTGNGIIERHHRTIKRAVMRTGKGPEEMAYWYNNSPNSNGIVLVEELYSYQSDLAGATKSTEIPQKLSDNRDCSLNPYKVGDTVYVKPVNARCFDKWKCRKVTKINSSTSVEVDGTNRHVSDLRLAHQDDIADGIHVSTRPTRESNQVEVEFSTSDLLDNNVQLNREPVDSDLDQNSDFENRPVRDRPLPKWLSNFVL; encoded by the exons ATGGTGGAGCACAAGGAGTCTGCGCAATGGG TTCCTGGATGGTTAAGAGTTGCGTGTAGCTATGTAAAGAGATTGACTAATGACATAGACTGGTTTGAAATAGTTCCTAGTTCTGTGAAATCTTTGTTGgatgaaatatttcaaaaggTACAAGAGCAAGATCCAGTGAGAGGCAAGTGGGATGTCAAGAAGACCTCTCAGTGTACTGTGTGGTGTGACGGCAGCAACTTGGCTCTCGGAGTGTCTCTGGAGGTAGATGGTTACACTGTTGATGATGCAGCATGGCTACATAAAGAGGATGATGGTGCTCATATAAATGTTGCTGAGCTAGAAGCTGCATTGAAAGGAATCAACCTAGCGCTAAAGTGGAAAATGACAAATGTGCAAGTGATCATAGATTCAGCTACTGTTTATGGGTGGATAAATTCAGTGATAGAAGATACCAAAAGGCCTAAGGTTACTGGCCTCA GTGAGAACAAGTCGGATGTCCTAACCAGAGTACCAAATAAATGGCTACAAGTTGTTGCATGCTCAGGGGTTGTACTTTCTAACACAAATGAGATAGATGTAAAGAAAGTTCATCAAGACCACCACTTTGGTGTCAGCAAAACCCTGTACTTGGCACAGAAAAAGCTTGGACAAACAATCAAGAAAGACATAGTTGAGCAAGTAGCGAAAACTTGCCTTATGTGTAACAGTGTAGATCCTCATCCAATCAAATGGGATCATTGTCAGCTAAACATAGCAAATGTATGGAAGCGCCTTGCATCAGATATTACTCATGTGAACGGTCGACCTTATCTGACTATTATTGATTGTGGGCCTAGCAGGTTTTCTCTTTGGTTCAAACTGGTTAATGAAACATCAGACGTAGTAATCAAACAGTTGGACAATGTGTTTCGAGAACGTGGACCTCCTAAGGAGTTTCTGAGTGACAATGGCCTATGTTTCACAAGCGCTAGAATGAAAGAGTTTCTGCAAAAATGGAGTGTAGAGCAGATCCTCAGTTGTGCCTATAAACCTACTGGAAATGGAATAATTGAAAGACATCACCgtactataaaaagagcagtCATGAGAACTGGTAAAGGACCTGAAGAAATGGCATATTGGTATAACAATTCACCAAACTCCAATGGTATAGTGCTTGTGGAAGAACTATACAGCTATCAAAGTGACTTAGCAGGGGCGACCAAATCGACAGAAATACCACAAAAGCTTAGTGACAATAGAGACTGCAGCCTTAACCCATACAAAGTTGGAGACACTGTTTATGTCAAGCCAGTTAATGCTAGGTGCTTTGATAAGTGGAAATGCCGAAAAGTGACAAAGATAAATTCTAGCACTTCGGTTGAAGTCGATGGCACAAATAGGCATGTGTCTGACCTGAGATTGGCTCATCAAGACGACATCGCAGATGGTATACATGTATCAACTAGGCCAACTAGAGAGTCTAATCAGGTCGAAGTTGAGTTTAGTACTTCAGACCTGCttgataacaatgttcagttGAATCGAGAGCCTGTTGACTCTGATCTCGATCAAAATAGTGACTTTGAAAACAGACCTGTTCGAGATAGACCTCTTCCTAAGTGGTTATCAAATTTTGTGCTGTAA